From Anaerohalosphaera lusitana, one genomic window encodes:
- a CDS encoding RHS repeat-associated core domain-containing protein produces the protein MAKKQDYAIILCKFDYDALGRRIRRIKHDISETRLYYYNDNWQVLEEYECVSLHGTTMVNRYVYGNYIDEVLRKDDGTDAYYYSQDHLYSPVALLDTNGTVVERYEYNAYGKATVYTDKGTDGTWLTADDTTSTISALDNEYTFTGRRLDSLHANQLPLMYYRHRYYDPQMGRFLTRDPLGYYLDGLNLFEYTKSLPLNRLDPSGLFYMVPPHVPKPSPEELCDDWIEDESDDMNWINDIPHCPTNLPCDGSNPDSDIWEDPKDADQKYHPGADKCIRGKYEDIESGQQCCYSEDGNLITDGLGAGTPDRISPVGGIKNIKGVRGHLWEDVRMYKYCKKHLGDDWVEEKYNKVRPPCLGEERCDLQK, from the coding sequence ATGGCAAAAAAGCAAGATTATGCAATAATACTTTGCAAATTCGACTACGATGCACTCGGCCGACGCATCCGCAGGATCAAACACGACATCAGCGAGACGCGGCTGTACTACTACAACGACAACTGGCAGGTGCTTGAGGAGTATGAGTGCGTTTCCCTGCATGGTACGACTATGGTGAACAGGTACGTCTATGGCAACTATATCGATGAGGTGCTGCGTAAGGACGATGGCACAGACGCTTACTATTACAGCCAGGATCATCTGTACAGCCCCGTTGCCCTGCTGGACACCAACGGCACCGTCGTCGAACGTTACGAATACAACGCCTACGGCAAGGCCACCGTCTACACCGACAAGGGCACCGACGGCACATGGCTAACCGCCGACGACACCACCTCGACCATCAGCGCACTGGACAACGAATACACCTTCACCGGCCGACGCCTCGACTCACTCCACGCCAACCAGCTGCCCCTGATGTACTACCGCCACCGCTACTACGACCCACAAATGGGCAGATTCCTGACACGCGATCCATTGGGATACTATTTGGATGGATTAAACCTTTTCGAGTACACCAAGTCACTACCGTTAAATCGGCTGGATCCATCAGGGCTTTTCTATATGGTCCCCCCACACGTACCTAAACCCTCACCCGAAGAATTGTGCGATGATTGGATCGAAGATGAATCTGACGATATGAATTGGATCAATGACATACCTCACTGTCCCACAAATTTGCCTTGTGACGGCAGCAATCCGGACTCTGACATATGGGAAGATCCAAAAGATGCCGATCAAAAATATCATCCCGGGGCTGACAAGTGTATCAGAGGTAAATATGAAGACATAGAATCAGGACAACAGTGTTGTTATAGCGAGGATGGCAACCTAATTACAGACGGATTGGGTGCTGGGACCCCTGATCGGATTTCTCCAGTTGGAGGAATCAAGAACATAAAAGGCGTCAGAGGTCATCTTTGGGAGGATGTAAGGATGTATAAATATTGCAAAAAGCATCTCGGCGACGATTGGGTTGAGGAGAAGTATAATAAGGTTAGACCCCCGTGCTTAGGTGAGGAACGATGTGATCTTCAAAAATAG